A single region of the candidate division KSB1 bacterium genome encodes:
- a CDS encoding T9SS type A sorting domain-containing protein: MTSRVFNCSRFFGIIFCGWLMILSAAMKVSAQIGAPISANTKFGFKKSNQSKVFYHDSQWWALALNENNNRWEIWRYNGASWLATNLAVQNGNGFYCDAVLNTATGKLYLFSSHHTTSRFHRFSYLGGNWHRDAGYPVVISGFANPDQNNPGSLVRAKNGELWIFRIRNNILQAKRSTDEGLSWSNTINVKTGLTTANGTTDAAAFTFSGADYVGVAYGLGDAVGSHFGFLRHADGSSVNVWIDESSALNFFSVERANNQISLTADAGNNLYLLTRNGNAGNGSRPANSLYKRRADGVWEKFKVNTASARAWKSPVLAIDGANNRLYAMGVNIATLSAEYKSCLLGQEANLDTAAVSMLLSSPGDQFGDLSAPAENVDAIRGLMVLGENLSDSDIWFRHLSTGTTLPLIVGNVSVVSNQVNANATYTIPLTLSNNGALNAGVGTISFRFPGNTFVPNNMPASAVLVNGTPCTTVISNSASRQVSLTVPVNLSNNQSFSVVFNSAAGLLNPTTVSNGNTYRLTAWTSSQPTQVNSPRYNIVAATTTVTPATVRLANSLMSACSTYTVSFNLGAHGRLLSGTSTITLTFNTATTLVTGPLSGVTVNGVAAAATGDNAMKTITVTLPATVSVSNSAAIAIALPKPIVCNPSANGSYTMTVSTSVETTPVVSNIYRIAPLLTVGGVSVAPSQISAPASYTISLTLASNGSLTAGADALTFIFPSGTVVSSTIVASQILVNGTPSSVVVSDVAARRVQVTTPVNLANNAEVNVTFKTGAGVTNPPGAGNYALQAFTSVQTYPVASPFYAITADTGSAIATSTKSGYKKSNQSKVFYHDNQWWAIAFYEPENRWYIWKYNGAAWLRTTSLDKGLNYQWDAVLNAALGKLYLIGSHTVASDFRRYSYVGGEWKRDAGFSVSLADFTGPDASNPVSLAQAKNGSLWLFRVMNNMLQAKRSTDGGLTWSAPINLKTGLTTAAGVTDAVAFTAAGKNYVGVAYAEQDNPSPISRFGFLKHRDSDADTVWSDESSSLTFFGSERAHNALCLTADQNENLYIFARTITSNANDPRNILYKRGGGGAWFKYKVNASPTLNWKTPAIALDRDNGVIYTLGVNLNTSLPEYKVCAIGQESTLENAPASRLFAATSSAFDDLSVPAANFGSTSGLMVTIDNVTANDIWYRHVAVTSNMPVTIGNITVASNEVNANAAYTIPLTLSANGGLNAGSGMINFIFPNNTHVPNNMPASAVTVNGTPAATVLANTMTRQVSVTTPVNLSGNQSFSVIFTPGAGLLNPTTVDSTYKITAWTSSQPAQVNSPNYSLRQATTTITPAVVTLLTTDPDSMADYTLNFNLGAHGRLLSGSSQFVVKFNGSTQITHGVLSSAKINSVDAAASGDSAARQITVTLPATVSLSNNSPVTLYLPKSAARNPAVVGDYTLTVATSVETTAVASNPYAVEPYNGVGRPIPGTTEKFDRNNQSKMFYHAGFWWVTAQSKVDQKWYLWKFDGVSWSQNILISAAGKSRPDCILEASNNRVYILLPGPSTTSITRLKYASGVWSVDSGYPYPIPDFAQTSDRGITLARASNSDLWVFMIRDSTLYAKKSSNAGKTWSASRIAVKRHLHNHDGLTDAVAFTFSGGSYIGVGYAENSAPGSIYGFLRHNISDNDTVWIDETASIPQFANTISDDHISMAVYNNAVFMIIKTNGGGPTTTNVGLLHRASNGVWTQYPILLSTGWTRPVLAIDATNNMLYVAGVREGGFKVGEMKKVAIGNYGALVSAPIDTIFRNASNVFFNISVAAHTVNSTTKLLICANNETRKEVWHNFISLGVPKAEAETADLSLLAEEDSEGVKVFPNPFNPHTSFHFKLKEKAPVKLQIFNLNGQLVRTLIDAEMEAGVHQKRWNGRAENGAPAASGVYFYRLHLGRKIFNGRIQMIK; the protein is encoded by the coding sequence ATGACATCTCGTGTTTTCAACTGCAGTCGTTTTTTCGGAATAATTTTTTGCGGCTGGCTGATGATCTTGAGCGCGGCGATGAAAGTCTCGGCTCAGATCGGCGCGCCGATTTCAGCGAACACCAAATTCGGCTTCAAAAAATCCAATCAGAGCAAGGTTTTTTATCACGACAGCCAGTGGTGGGCGCTGGCGCTGAATGAAAACAACAATCGCTGGGAGATTTGGCGATACAACGGCGCGAGCTGGTTGGCGACAAACTTGGCGGTGCAAAACGGCAACGGGTTTTATTGCGACGCAGTGCTGAATACCGCCACCGGCAAGCTTTATCTCTTCAGCTCGCACCACACCACTTCACGGTTTCATCGGTTTTCTTACCTCGGCGGTAACTGGCATCGCGACGCCGGTTACCCGGTGGTGATCTCCGGTTTTGCCAATCCCGATCAAAACAATCCCGGCAGTCTGGTTCGGGCGAAAAATGGCGAGTTGTGGATTTTTCGCATCCGCAATAACATTTTGCAAGCCAAGCGTTCAACCGATGAGGGGTTGAGCTGGTCGAATACGATTAACGTGAAAACTGGCTTGACGACAGCCAACGGTACGACCGACGCGGCGGCGTTCACTTTTTCCGGCGCTGATTACGTTGGTGTGGCGTACGGTTTGGGTGACGCAGTGGGCAGCCACTTCGGTTTTCTGAGGCATGCCGATGGCAGTTCGGTCAACGTGTGGATCGATGAATCTTCGGCGCTGAATTTTTTCAGTGTCGAACGCGCGAACAATCAAATTTCTCTGACGGCGGATGCCGGCAACAACCTTTATTTGCTCACGCGCAACGGCAATGCCGGCAACGGCAGCCGGCCGGCCAATTCGTTGTACAAACGCCGGGCCGACGGGGTTTGGGAAAAATTCAAAGTCAATACCGCCAGCGCCCGGGCGTGGAAATCGCCAGTTCTGGCGATCGACGGCGCGAACAACCGCCTGTACGCCATGGGCGTTAATATCGCCACACTGTCGGCAGAATACAAAAGCTGCTTGCTGGGTCAGGAGGCAAATTTGGATACGGCGGCGGTTTCCATGTTGCTGTCTTCACCAGGCGATCAATTCGGCGACCTGAGCGCGCCGGCTGAAAACGTCGATGCCATTCGCGGGCTGATGGTTTTGGGTGAAAACCTGAGCGACAGCGACATCTGGTTTCGGCATTTGTCGACGGGCACCACCTTGCCGCTGATCGTGGGAAATGTGAGCGTCGTCTCCAACCAGGTCAATGCCAACGCTACGTACACGATTCCTTTGACGCTATCCAACAACGGCGCGTTAAATGCGGGCGTCGGCACGATCAGCTTCCGGTTTCCCGGCAACACATTTGTTCCGAACAATATGCCCGCAAGCGCGGTTCTCGTCAACGGCACGCCATGCACCACGGTGATCTCAAATAGTGCCTCGCGGCAGGTGAGCCTCACGGTGCCGGTGAATTTGTCCAACAACCAAAGTTTTTCTGTCGTGTTCAATTCCGCCGCGGGTTTGTTGAATCCGACCACGGTTTCCAACGGCAATACCTATCGCCTCACGGCGTGGACGAGCAGCCAGCCAACGCAGGTTAATTCGCCGAGATACAACATCGTGGCAGCCACGACGACGGTGACACCGGCGACGGTGAGACTTGCCAATAGCTTGATGTCGGCGTGTTCGACGTATACCGTGTCGTTTAATTTGGGCGCCCATGGTCGTTTGCTTTCCGGCACGAGCACGATCACGCTGACATTTAACACCGCGACCACTCTCGTTACCGGCCCGTTGAGCGGGGTGACGGTCAATGGCGTCGCGGCCGCCGCAACCGGCGACAACGCGATGAAAACCATCACCGTGACGCTGCCGGCGACGGTTTCGGTGAGCAACAGCGCCGCCATTGCCATCGCGCTGCCGAAGCCGATTGTTTGCAATCCCTCGGCGAATGGCAGTTATACGATGACGGTGAGCACGAGTGTTGAAACCACACCGGTGGTTTCGAACATCTATCGCATCGCCCCGCTGTTGACGGTCGGCGGGGTTTCTGTCGCGCCGAGTCAAATCAGCGCACCGGCGAGTTATACGATTTCGTTGACGCTGGCAAGCAACGGCAGCCTCACCGCGGGTGCTGATGCCTTGACGTTTATTTTTCCCAGTGGCACTGTGGTTTCGAGCACTATTGTCGCCAGCCAAATTCTGGTGAACGGCACACCGTCCAGCGTTGTGGTCTCCGATGTGGCGGCGCGCCGGGTGCAGGTGACGACGCCGGTGAATTTAGCCAATAACGCCGAGGTCAATGTGACGTTTAAAACCGGCGCCGGCGTGACCAATCCGCCGGGCGCCGGAAATTATGCGCTGCAAGCTTTCACCAGCGTGCAAACGTATCCGGTCGCCTCGCCGTTTTATGCAATCACCGCCGATACCGGCAGCGCCATCGCCACCAGCACCAAATCCGGCTACAAAAAATCCAATCAGAGCAAGGTTTTTTATCACGACAACCAATGGTGGGCAATCGCCTTTTACGAGCCGGAGAATCGCTGGTACATTTGGAAATACAACGGCGCGGCGTGGCTCAGAACCACCAGTTTGGATAAAGGTTTGAATTATCAGTGGGACGCCGTGCTCAACGCGGCTCTCGGCAAGCTATATTTGATCGGCTCGCACACCGTGGCTTCGGATTTTCGGCGTTATTCTTATGTCGGCGGCGAGTGGAAACGCGACGCTGGTTTTTCGGTTTCGCTGGCGGATTTTACCGGCCCGGATGCGAGTAATCCGGTCAGTTTGGCGCAGGCAAAAAACGGCTCGCTGTGGCTTTTCCGGGTGATGAACAATATGCTGCAAGCCAAGCGCTCAACCGACGGCGGCCTCACCTGGTCGGCGCCGATCAACCTGAAAACCGGCTTGACCACCGCTGCCGGTGTGACCGATGCAGTGGCGTTCACCGCCGCCGGAAAAAATTACGTCGGCGTGGCGTATGCCGAGCAGGATAATCCATCGCCGATCAGCAGATTCGGCTTTCTCAAACATCGTGACAGCGACGCCGACACGGTTTGGAGCGATGAATCTTCGTCGCTGACTTTTTTTGGCAGCGAGCGCGCGCACAATGCGCTGTGTCTGACGGCTGATCAAAATGAAAACCTCTATATTTTTGCCCGCACGATTACCAGCAACGCCAATGATCCGCGCAACATTCTCTACAAACGCGGCGGCGGCGGCGCGTGGTTCAAATACAAAGTCAATGCCTCCCCAACGCTGAATTGGAAAACGCCGGCGATTGCGCTCGACCGCGACAACGGCGTGATTTACACCTTGGGCGTCAATCTCAACACTTCTTTGCCGGAATACAAAGTCTGCGCCATCGGCCAGGAAAGTACTTTGGAAAATGCGCCCGCCAGCCGCTTGTTTGCCGCAACCAGCTCGGCGTTTGACGATCTAAGCGTGCCGGCGGCCAATTTCGGCAGCACCTCCGGTTTGATGGTGACGATTGACAACGTGACGGCCAACGACATTTGGTACCGGCATGTGGCGGTGACCTCGAATATGCCGGTTACAATCGGCAATATCACTGTCGCTTCGAACGAAGTCAACGCCAACGCCGCGTACACGATTCCCTTGACGCTTTCGGCGAACGGCGGCCTCAACGCCGGAAGCGGCATGATTAATTTTATTTTCCCGAACAATACGCATGTTCCGAACAACATGCCGGCCAGCGCGGTGACGGTCAACGGCACGCCGGCGGCGACGGTTCTCGCCAACACCATGACGCGGCAAGTGAGTGTCACCACGCCGGTGAATTTAAGTGGCAATCAAAGCTTTTCGGTGATCTTCACGCCCGGCGCCGGGCTGTTGAACCCGACCACGGTTGACAGCACGTATAAGATTACCGCCTGGACGAGCAGCCAGCCGGCGCAGGTCAACTCGCCGAATTACAGCTTGCGGCAAGCCACCACGACGATCACGCCGGCCGTGGTCACCTTGTTGACGACCGATCCGGACAGCATGGCCGATTACACGCTGAATTTCAATCTCGGCGCCCATGGCCGTCTGCTTTCCGGCTCGAGCCAGTTCGTGGTCAAATTCAACGGCAGCACACAAATCACCCATGGCGTGTTGAGCAGCGCCAAAATCAATTCGGTCGATGCCGCCGCCAGCGGCGACAGTGCTGCCCGTCAAATTACGGTGACACTGCCGGCGACGGTGTCGTTATCGAACAACTCGCCGGTGACGTTGTATCTGCCGAAGTCGGCGGCCCGCAATCCGGCGGTGGTGGGAGATTATACCTTGACGGTGGCGACCAGCGTGGAAACCACGGCGGTGGCGTCGAATCCGTACGCGGTTGAACCGTACAACGGCGTCGGGCGGCCGATTCCCGGAACGACGGAAAAATTCGACCGCAACAATCAAAGCAAGATGTTTTATCACGCCGGTTTTTGGTGGGTCACGGCACAATCCAAAGTCGATCAGAAATGGTATCTGTGGAAATTTGACGGCGTGAGCTGGAGCCAGAATATTCTAATTTCTGCCGCCGGCAAAAGCCGGCCCGACTGCATACTGGAAGCTTCCAACAACCGCGTGTACATTTTGCTGCCCGGCCCCAGCACGACGTCCATCACGCGTCTCAAATATGCGAGCGGGGTGTGGTCGGTTGACAGCGGCTATCCCTATCCGATTCCCGATTTCGCGCAAACCTCCGATCGCGGCATCACTCTCGCCCGCGCCAGCAACAGCGATCTCTGGGTTTTTATGATTCGCGATTCGACGTTGTACGCCAAAAAATCCAGCAACGCCGGCAAAACCTGGTCGGCCTCGCGGATCGCGGTCAAACGCCATTTGCACAATCATGATGGCCTTACCGATGCCGTCGCGTTCACGTTCAGCGGCGGCAGCTACATCGGCGTCGGCTATGCTGAAAATAGCGCCCCGGGCTCGATTTACGGTTTTCTGCGCCACAATATCAGCGACAACGATACAGTGTGGATCGATGAAACCGCTTCCATCCCCCAATTTGCCAACACGATCTCGGATGATCACATCAGCATGGCGGTTTATAACAACGCCGTCTTCATGATCATCAAAACCAACGGCGGCGGGCCGACCACCACGAACGTCGGCTTGCTGCATCGCGCCAGCAACGGGGTCTGGACGCAATATCCGATTTTACTCTCGACCGGCTGGACGCGGCCGGTGCTCGCCATCGACGCCACCAACAACATGCTGTACGTGGCCGGCGTGCGCGAAGGCGGCTTCAAAGTTGGCGAGATGAAAAAGGTGGCAATCGGCAATTACGGCGCCTTGGTCTCGGCGCCGATTGACACGATTTTTCGAAACGCCTCGAACGTTTTCTTCAACATTTCGGTGGCAGCGCACACGGTGAACAGCACGACGAAGCTGTTGATTTGCGCCAACAACGAAACGCGCAAGGAAGTTTGGCACAATTTCATTTCGCTCGGCGTTCCCAAGGCCGAGGCGGAGACGGCAGATTTGTCGCTCCTGGCCGAGGAAGATTCTGAAGGCGTAAAAGTTTTTCCCAATCCCTTCAATCCGCACACTTCCTTCCATTTTAAACTGAAAGAGAAAGCGCCGGTGAAACTGCAGATTTTCAATCTCAACGGCCAGCTGGTGCGGACGCTGATCGACGCCGAAATGGAAGCGGGCGTGCATCAAAAACGCTGGAACGGCCGCGCCGAAAACGGCGCGCCGGCCGCCAGCGGCGTGTATTTTTACCGGCTGCATCTCGGCAGGAAAATTTTTAATGGCCGGATTCAGATGATCAAATAA
- a CDS encoding T9SS type A sorting domain-containing protein, which yields MKQLRAKLVVFFLLAAVSADAGSGGPDNFGYKWKDSDEAGGPSFNYINISSSGTPVSGLGDDNFVGPFPIGFSFSFYGKAYTEFYIGSNGLIGFGSTAGLSAFTNRVIPTDFTPNNIVAWLWDDLIPRDDTGVYYQNFSDKLVIQFVQYGSRAAANERVNAEVILYNTGRIVIQYASFTANWPLNSATVGLENGDGADGLNVVYNAAYLRNALAIRFSTNAMIPETPVLFSPGDGVTNQPTSPTLYWNAADGAMTYRLQIATDALFHNVVLDDSTITAKSKAVGPLAYSKTFYWRVKAKNATGASAWSSFRKFSTQNDPLLGGAIAPITKSGFRKSNQSKVFYYDGQWWAIALNETNTRWQIWRYNGASWTVTNDVQAGAAYYCDAVLNESGGKLLVFGSHKSTPFFRRFSYAAGAWKLDAGYPVILSDFTNPDQENPVSLVRAKNGELWIFRINNKTLQARRSRDGGKTWEPRINVKTGLTTSNGTTDAVAFSVNGSNYVGVAYAECHESGSKFGFLYRRDSEPATSWTDESAALKFFGNERACNQLCLAVDASNNLYFFTHNAGFIGRNPRNTLYKRAVNGVWQKFKVNSTMNWKTPAVAIDEANNRLYFLGVNNNTLHTEYKTCLIGQEAALDTAAAQTLFHSSGDHFSDVSVPAANVNAVSGLMVCGDNVSADDIQFRHFPLGSTAPLIVGAVHLSNSEANAGSAYTIPLTLSNAGALKTGSLISMRFSNNTFVPDAIAPGEISVNGTPVPAGGIISNSGTRQITIISPVNLSNNQTFSIVINAGAGLLNPMNAGSYRVTVWTSSQPAPVSSPNYNIEAATTSVTPATVTLSVNALDTPSDYLLNFNLGNQGRLSSGNSTITIKFNSASGVTQGVLHGVTVNGTKAAAVGDESAKKITVTVPAAVNLGNNAGVTLFVPSPIVRNPRRHGNYTLSVATSVETAEVVSEPYEIPLIAGRPIPNAAKDFDRANQSKMFYHGGAWWLTAQAKDDTRWYLWKFDGTAWEKTILLYSSSKVRPDCILDGLNNKAFMLLPGGSTTYFLRLSFAGGNWTIDPGYPTMVPDFAQESDHGINLARAYNGNLWVFRIKNAKLTAKRSTNAGQTWSSEIIIKSGLNKDSGLTDAVAFTFNGSNYLGLGYAENSTKGSIYGFLRHKDSDANTVWTDETAAIPQFAGTTSDDHLNMVEYNGTILMVVKTNGGSASTVHVALLRRAPDGKWFQHPIIMSSGWTRPLLVIDASHDMLYVFGTRENAPKVGEMKRVALGAYDDLLAAPIDTIFANSSDSFFDASVPAHPVDDAMNLLICNGNQTRNELWYRLLNLSGTAKANPAAALAANSVVDENLEGVAVFPNPFNPQTTFRFHVAGHLSVKLQIFNLAGQLVRTLVDGDLPKGMHQRRWNGQSDAGQRVASGLYFYRLQIGEKMFRGKVRMIK from the coding sequence TTGAAGCAGCTTCGCGCCAAACTGGTTGTCTTCTTTTTATTAGCCGCGGTTTCGGCAGACGCCGGCTCCGGCGGGCCCGATAATTTTGGTTATAAATGGAAAGACAGCGATGAGGCGGGAGGGCCAAGCTTCAACTACATCAATATTTCCTCGAGCGGAACGCCGGTCAGCGGCTTGGGCGATGACAATTTCGTGGGGCCGTTTCCGATTGGGTTTTCTTTTAGTTTTTATGGCAAAGCCTACACCGAGTTTTATATCGGCTCGAACGGCTTGATCGGCTTTGGTTCGACGGCAGGCTTGAGCGCTTTTACCAACCGGGTGATTCCAACGGATTTCACGCCCAACAACATCGTGGCGTGGCTGTGGGATGATTTGATTCCGCGCGACGACACCGGCGTTTATTATCAAAATTTTTCCGACAAGCTGGTCATTCAATTCGTGCAATACGGCAGCCGCGCCGCCGCCAACGAGCGCGTCAACGCCGAAGTCATTCTCTACAACACCGGCAGAATCGTGATTCAATACGCCAGCTTCACCGCCAACTGGCCGCTGAACTCGGCGACGGTCGGCCTGGAAAATGGCGACGGCGCCGACGGTTTGAACGTCGTTTACAATGCAGCCTATTTGCGCAACGCGCTGGCGATTCGCTTTTCGACCAACGCCATGATTCCGGAAACGCCGGTTTTGTTTTCCCCCGGCGACGGCGTGACCAATCAGCCGACGTCACCAACTTTGTATTGGAATGCCGCAGACGGCGCAATGACGTATCGTCTGCAAATCGCCACCGATGCACTTTTTCACAACGTTGTTTTGGACGATTCCACGATCACAGCAAAATCAAAAGCAGTGGGGCCGCTCGCCTATAGCAAAACGTTTTATTGGCGCGTGAAGGCGAAAAATGCCACTGGCGCCAGCGCCTGGTCCTCGTTTCGGAAATTTTCCACCCAAAATGATCCGCTGTTGGGCGGTGCCATTGCCCCGATCACCAAATCCGGCTTTCGCAAATCGAATCAAAGCAAGGTTTTTTACTACGACGGCCAGTGGTGGGCCATCGCCCTGAACGAAACCAACACCCGCTGGCAAATCTGGCGCTACAACGGCGCGAGCTGGACCGTGACGAACGACGTACAAGCCGGCGCCGCGTATTATTGTGACGCGGTGTTGAACGAGAGCGGCGGCAAGCTGCTGGTTTTCGGCTCGCATAAATCAACGCCATTTTTCCGGCGTTTTTCCTACGCCGCCGGCGCCTGGAAGCTCGACGCCGGTTACCCGGTCATCCTTTCTGATTTCACCAACCCGGATCAGGAAAACCCCGTGAGCCTGGTGCGCGCCAAAAATGGCGAGCTATGGATTTTTCGCATCAATAACAAAACCCTGCAAGCCCGGCGTTCCCGCGACGGTGGCAAAACTTGGGAGCCGCGAATCAACGTCAAAACCGGTTTGACCACTTCCAACGGCACCACGGACGCGGTGGCGTTTTCCGTGAACGGCAGCAATTATGTCGGCGTGGCTTATGCGGAATGCCATGAATCCGGCAGCAAGTTCGGTTTTCTTTATCGCCGCGACAGTGAACCGGCCACGAGCTGGACGGATGAGTCGGCGGCTTTGAAATTCTTCGGCAACGAGCGCGCCTGCAATCAGCTTTGCCTAGCGGTCGATGCGAGCAACAATCTGTATTTCTTCACCCACAACGCCGGCTTTATCGGCCGGAATCCGCGCAACACGCTGTACAAACGCGCCGTCAACGGCGTTTGGCAGAAATTCAAAGTCAACTCGACGATGAATTGGAAAACGCCGGCAGTGGCCATCGATGAGGCGAACAACCGCCTCTATTTTTTGGGCGTCAACAACAACACGCTGCACACCGAATATAAAACCTGTCTCATCGGCCAGGAGGCGGCGTTGGACACCGCCGCCGCCCAAACGCTGTTTCATTCGAGCGGCGATCATTTCAGCGACGTCAGCGTGCCGGCCGCCAACGTGAATGCGGTTTCGGGCTTGATGGTTTGCGGCGACAACGTTTCGGCTGACGACATTCAGTTTCGTCATTTTCCGCTGGGCAGCACCGCGCCGTTGATCGTCGGTGCCGTTCACTTGAGCAACAGCGAAGCCAACGCCGGCAGCGCGTACACCATTCCGCTGACGCTTTCCAACGCCGGCGCTTTGAAAACCGGCAGTTTGATCAGCATGCGTTTTTCAAACAACACCTTCGTGCCCGACGCCATCGCCCCGGGCGAAATCAGCGTGAATGGAACGCCGGTCCCGGCCGGTGGGATTATTTCCAACAGTGGCACCCGCCAGATCACCATCATCTCGCCGGTGAATTTGTCCAACAACCAGACGTTTTCAATCGTGATCAATGCCGGCGCCGGTTTGTTGAATCCGATGAATGCCGGCAGCTACCGGGTGACGGTGTGGACCAGCAGCCAGCCGGCGCCGGTGAGCTCGCCGAACTACAACATCGAGGCCGCCACGACCAGCGTCACGCCCGCGACAGTGACGCTGTCCGTCAACGCGCTCGACACGCCGTCGGATTATCTGCTGAATTTCAATCTCGGCAATCAAGGCCGGCTGTCCTCGGGAAACAGCACAATCACAATCAAATTCAACAGCGCCAGTGGCGTCACCCAGGGCGTGTTGCATGGCGTGACGGTGAATGGCACCAAGGCCGCGGCGGTTGGCGACGAAAGCGCGAAAAAAATAACCGTCACGGTGCCGGCGGCGGTGAATTTAGGCAACAATGCCGGCGTCACCCTGTTTGTGCCCAGCCCGATCGTGCGCAATCCCAGGCGCCACGGCAACTACACTCTCTCTGTCGCCACCAGCGTCGAAACCGCGGAGGTTGTCTCTGAGCCTTACGAAATTCCGCTTATCGCCGGCCGGCCGATTCCCAACGCGGCCAAGGACTTTGACCGCGCCAATCAAAGCAAAATGTTTTATCACGGCGGCGCGTGGTGGCTGACGGCGCAAGCCAAAGACGATACGCGCTGGTATCTGTGGAAATTCGACGGCACGGCCTGGGAAAAAACGATTCTGCTTTACTCCTCCTCCAAAGTCCGGCCGGATTGCATTCTCGACGGGCTCAACAACAAAGCCTTTATGTTGCTGCCTGGCGGTAGCACGACTTATTTTCTGCGTTTGAGTTTTGCTGGCGGCAATTGGACGATCGACCCCGGCTATCCCACCATGGTTCCAGACTTCGCGCAAGAGTCGGACCACGGGATCAATTTGGCGCGCGCTTACAACGGCAATTTGTGGGTTTTCCGCATCAAAAACGCGAAACTTACCGCCAAGCGCTCAACCAACGCCGGCCAAACCTGGTCTTCGGAAATTATCATCAAAAGCGGCCTGAACAAAGACAGCGGCTTGACCGACGCCGTGGCTTTTACGTTCAACGGCAGCAATTATCTTGGCTTGGGCTACGCGGAAAACAGCACGAAAGGCTCGATTTACGGTTTTCTCCGCCACAAAGACTCCGACGCCAACACCGTGTGGACGGATGAAACCGCCGCCATCCCGCAATTTGCCGGCACCACCTCCGACGATCATCTCAACATGGTGGAATACAACGGCACGATTCTGATGGTTGTCAAAACCAACGGCGGCAGCGCCTCGACGGTGCACGTCGCCCTGCTGCGCCGCGCTCCCGACGGCAAGTGGTTTCAGCATCCGATCATCATGTCGAGCGGCTGGACCCGGCCGCTGCTGGTGATCGACGCCAGCCACGACATGCTGTATGTTTTCGGCACGCGCGAAAATGCGCCCAAAGTCGGCGAGATGAAGCGCGTTGCGCTCGGCGCCTACGACGATTTGCTGGCCGCGCCCATCGACACCATTTTTGCCAACAGTTCCGACAGTTTTTTCGACGCCTCAGTGCCGGCGCATCCGGTTGACGACGCGATGAATTTGCTGATCTGCAACGGCAACCAAACGCGCAATGAACTGTGGTATCGTTTGCTGAATCTCAGCGGTACTGCCAAAGCCAATCCCGCGGCTGCTCTCGCGGCGAATTCGGTGGTGGACGAAAATCTCGAAGGCGTCGCGGTCTTTCCCAACCCCTTCAATCCGCAAACGACATTTCGTTTTCACGTTGCTGGGCATCTTTCGGTCAAATTGCAAATCTTCAATCTTGCCGGCCAGCTCGTGCGCACCCTGGTGGACGGCGATTTGCCCAAAGGCATGCACCAGCGCCGCTGGAACGGCCAGAGCGACGCCGGCCAACGCGTCGCCAGCGGCTTGTATTTTTATCGTTTGCAAATCGGGGAGAAGATGTTTCGCGGCAAGGTGAGGATGATCAAATGA
- a CDS encoding SpoIIE family protein phosphatase produces the protein MSAILIVDDDQAIRILLSEVLAKEGHRVTSADDGDTALAQLQTAKFDLVISDLHMRRVDGMAVLKAAKEKNERTEVLILTGRGTIASAVEAMRLGAFEYLTKPVDVEEFRLKVRQALKHHAMQLQIEVQRQEIQAHQEMIARDLKLAAQVQQSLVPRPFIHPRLEVDVRHLPMIGVGGDFSDIYFDGGDRLYLSLTDVTGHGIAAALLVNRMSNEIRRLVREHPQPNALLHQFNDFIVESFAGTGMFLTMFTCLLQLSRGHLTYAGSAHPSAILWRQGAKKFERLDSQNPIIGFDRMPLAQFQQSAVQVHPGDKIILYTDGVTEAEGVNGKQLGIRGLLGFLKPVIHHAASEIGASLISEMTNWSKKPLRDDIYLLVAGVK, from the coding sequence ATGTCAGCAATTTTAATCGTCGACGACGACCAGGCGATTCGAATTCTTCTTTCAGAAGTTCTCGCCAAGGAAGGACACCGCGTCACCTCCGCCGACGACGGCGATACGGCACTGGCGCAATTGCAAACGGCGAAGTTCGACCTGGTGATTTCAGACTTGCACATGCGCCGCGTCGACGGCATGGCGGTTTTAAAAGCCGCCAAGGAAAAAAATGAGCGGACCGAAGTTCTCATTCTCACCGGCCGTGGCACGATCGCGTCTGCAGTCGAAGCCATGCGCCTGGGGGCGTTCGAGTATCTCACCAAACCGGTCGATGTGGAGGAATTTCGCCTGAAAGTCCGGCAGGCGTTGAAGCATCATGCCATGCAATTGCAGATCGAAGTTCAGCGCCAGGAAATTCAAGCGCATCAGGAGATGATCGCGCGCGACTTGAAGCTGGCGGCGCAGGTGCAGCAAAGCCTGGTGCCGCGGCCGTTCATTCACCCGCGCCTCGAGGTCGACGTCCGCCACCTGCCGATGATTGGCGTTGGCGGCGATTTTTCGGATATCTATTTCGACGGCGGCGACCGGCTGTATCTCTCGCTCACCGATGTCACCGGGCACGGCATCGCCGCGGCGCTGCTGGTGAACCGCATGTCAAATGAGATTCGCCGGCTGGTGCGCGAGCATCCGCAGCCCAACGCGCTGCTGCATCAATTCAACGACTTCATCGTCGAGTCCTTTGCCGGCACCGGCATGTTTCTCACCATGTTCACCTGCCTGCTGCAGCTCTCGCGCGGCCATTTGACTTACGCCGGCAGCGCCCATCCCTCGGCGATTCTCTGGCGGCAGGGTGCAAAAAAATTCGAGCGCCTGGATTCGCAAAATCCCATCATCGGTTTTGACCGCATGCCGCTGGCGCAATTCCAGCAGAGCGCCGTGCAGGTGCATCCCGGCGACAAAATAATTTTGTACACCGACGGCGTCACCGAAGCGGAGGGCGTAAACGGCAAACAATTGGGCATCCGCGGCCTGCTCGGCTTCCTCAAGCCGGTGATTCATCATGCCGCTTCTGAAATCGGCGCAAGCTTGATCAGCGAGATGACAAACTGGTCGAAAAAACCGCTGCGGGATGACATTTATTTGCTGGTGGCGGGGGTGAAGTAG